Proteins co-encoded in one Opitutus terrae PB90-1 genomic window:
- a CDS encoding OsmC family protein, producing MKRHVYEVQMEWTGNDGEGTKTYRSYRRDHVITVAGKPPLAGSSDPAFRGDPSRYSPEDLLVASLSSCHLLWYLHLCAVNQIVVTAYHDVAEGVMQEREDGSGAFAEVVLRPAVTIAAGGDVAKAHALHDEAHRFCFIANSVNFPVRCEPEIVAEGGSPESQAES from the coding sequence ATGAAACGACACGTCTACGAGGTTCAGATGGAATGGACGGGCAACGACGGTGAGGGCACCAAGACCTACCGCAGCTACCGGCGGGACCACGTCATCACCGTGGCGGGCAAGCCGCCCTTGGCGGGATCGAGCGATCCGGCGTTTCGCGGTGATCCCAGTCGCTATAGTCCGGAGGATCTGCTCGTCGCGAGCCTGTCGTCCTGCCACCTGTTGTGGTATCTGCACCTGTGCGCGGTGAACCAGATCGTGGTCACGGCTTATCATGACGTGGCCGAGGGGGTGATGCAGGAGAGGGAGGATGGTTCGGGCGCGTTTGCCGAGGTGGTGCTGCGACCGGCGGTGACGATCGCCGCGGGCGGAGACGTGGCAAAAGCGCACGCGCTGCATGACGAGGCGCACCGGTTCTGTTTCATCGCGAACTCGGTGAACTTTCCGGTGCGGTGCGAGCCGGAGATTGTTGCGGAGGGCGGCAGCCCAGAGTCTCAAGCTGAGAGCTGA
- a CDS encoding GNAT family N-acetyltransferase — translation MNPSISIRRCQPGDETALSLVAQAAFLEAFVGVIDGGDIVQHCLRQHSVEKYAHYLHDPHTAVWIAEAAPGAAPVGYLVLTTPDLPLPDLDARDLEVKRVYLLHRFQRGGIGARLMEAARAHARSVGTPRLLLGVYSKNDAAVGFYERLGYAKVGTRSFHVGSGTYHDFIFALPVNVAASSGGT, via the coding sequence GTGAATCCCAGCATCAGCATCCGGCGGTGCCAGCCCGGGGACGAGACGGCGCTGTCCCTCGTGGCTCAGGCGGCGTTTCTTGAGGCGTTTGTGGGCGTGATCGATGGCGGAGACATTGTGCAGCACTGCCTGCGGCAGCACTCCGTTGAGAAATACGCCCACTACCTGCACGATCCGCACACCGCGGTGTGGATTGCCGAAGCGGCGCCTGGCGCCGCGCCGGTGGGTTATCTTGTGCTGACCACGCCCGACCTGCCGCTGCCGGATCTCGATGCCCGGGATCTGGAGGTGAAGCGCGTGTATCTGCTGCACCGGTTTCAGCGCGGCGGGATCGGAGCGCGGTTGATGGAGGCGGCGCGGGCGCATGCGCGCAGCGTGGGCACCCCGCGGCTACTGCTGGGCGTATACTCGAAAAACGATGCGGCGGTGGGCTTTTATGAGCGGCTGGGTTACGCGAAAGTCGGCACGCGCTCGTTCCACGTCGGCTCCGGCACGTATCACGATTTCATTTTCGCGCTGCCGGTGAACGTCGCGGCGTCGAGCGGCGGGACCTAG
- a CDS encoding SRPBCC family protein, producing the protein MKTDTLNQYGELTGPGEVRFVRLLPGPIERVWTYLTDPEKRATWLAGGPMELRVGGRVELLFRHRNLSPDETPPEKYREAHEAGMTMEGRITAIEPPRLLSYTWEGEGPGDESEVRFELTPKGEQVQLLLTHRKLRRPQGVANVGGGWHLHLAFLAARLEGTTPPAFWARFAELEPEYRQRVEAQLAAK; encoded by the coding sequence ATGAAAACCGACACCTTGAATCAATATGGCGAGTTAACCGGTCCCGGCGAAGTGCGCTTCGTGCGGTTGCTGCCCGGACCCATCGAGCGCGTCTGGACGTATCTGACCGATCCGGAGAAGCGTGCGACTTGGTTGGCGGGCGGCCCGATGGAGCTGCGCGTGGGCGGCCGCGTCGAGCTGCTATTCCGGCATCGCAACCTGTCGCCCGACGAAACGCCGCCGGAAAAATACCGCGAGGCGCACGAAGCGGGGATGACGATGGAGGGGCGGATCACCGCGATCGAACCGCCGCGGCTGCTGAGCTACACGTGGGAAGGGGAGGGGCCGGGCGACGAGTCCGAGGTGCGCTTCGAGCTTACGCCGAAGGGCGAGCAAGTGCAGCTGTTGCTGACGCATCGCAAGCTGCGGCGGCCGCAGGGCGTGGCGAACGTCGGCGGCGGCTGGCATCTGCATCTGGCCTTTCTCGCCGCGCGGCTCGAAGGCACCACGCCGCCGGCGTTCTGGGCGAGATTCGCCGAGCTCGAGCCGGAATACCGGCAGCGCGTGGAAGCGCAACTGGCCGCGAAGTAG
- a CDS encoding MFS transporter, with protein sequence MLSAARASLLLLPIIYLGYISLGLPDGTLGVAWPQMHRTLALPIGLAGVLGVVGLLLTAFSGFSSGRIIARFRTGPVMLVSCVLTASGMMLFSHAPNFGWLLLAVVPLGLGAGAVDAGLNGYVARHYTGRHMNWLHACWGIGATCGPLLMARALTTAGSWRTGFAWLGTAQFSLALVFLLSFSLWNAVPERSFATSAGRADRAIPTLHANSRAGWLSAVIFALYVAAEGTAGLWAGSILAVGRGFAVETAGLCASAFYGAITAGRIFVGFVVEKHGNRRLIAWGLGLAAVGALLFLVASTPPLAALALILLGLGFAPVYPCLMHEVPRRFAPESVQTVIGRQSGAASIGGAVMPALAGSVAEFSLEGIPWMIVTGLIALAFAIRWLNRLS encoded by the coding sequence GTGCTCTCCGCTGCGCGCGCCTCATTGCTCCTCCTGCCGATCATCTATCTCGGCTACATCAGTCTGGGGCTGCCCGACGGCACGCTGGGCGTCGCGTGGCCGCAGATGCACCGCACGCTCGCGCTGCCGATCGGCCTCGCCGGCGTGCTCGGCGTCGTCGGGCTCCTGCTCACCGCGTTCTCGGGATTCTCCAGCGGCCGGATCATCGCCCGGTTCAGGACGGGGCCCGTGATGCTCGTCAGCTGCGTGCTGACGGCCTCGGGGATGATGCTGTTTTCCCACGCTCCCAATTTTGGCTGGCTCCTGCTCGCGGTCGTCCCGCTGGGGCTGGGCGCAGGGGCCGTCGACGCGGGGCTGAACGGCTACGTCGCGCGGCACTACACCGGCCGCCACATGAACTGGCTGCACGCCTGTTGGGGAATCGGAGCGACGTGCGGGCCTTTGTTGATGGCCCGGGCGTTGACGACGGCCGGCAGTTGGCGGACGGGGTTCGCCTGGCTGGGCACCGCGCAGTTCTCGCTCGCGCTGGTGTTCCTGCTTTCTTTCTCGCTCTGGAACGCGGTTCCGGAGCGATCGTTCGCCACCTCCGCCGGCCGGGCCGACCGCGCGATCCCCACGCTGCACGCCAACTCGCGCGCCGGCTGGCTCTCGGCGGTGATCTTCGCACTCTACGTCGCCGCCGAAGGCACGGCCGGGCTTTGGGCCGGCTCCATCCTCGCCGTCGGCCGCGGGTTCGCGGTGGAGACTGCCGGGCTCTGCGCAAGTGCGTTCTACGGCGCGATCACCGCCGGCCGGATTTTTGTCGGGTTCGTGGTGGAGAAACACGGCAACCGCCGGCTCATCGCCTGGGGCCTCGGGCTCGCCGCCGTCGGCGCGTTGCTCTTCCTCGTCGCCTCCACCCCGCCGCTCGCCGCGCTCGCGCTCATCCTGCTGGGGCTCGGCTTCGCGCCGGTCTACCCCTGCCTGATGCATGAAGTACCGCGACGCTTCGCCCCGGAGTCGGTGCAAACCGTGATCGGCCGCCAGTCCGGCGCCGCCAGCATCGGCGGCGCGGTCATGCCCGCGCTCGCCGGTTCGGTCGCGGAATTTTCGCTGGAAGGCATCCCTTGGATGATCGTCACCGGCTTGATCGCGCTCGCCTTCGCGATCCGCTGGCTCAACCGGCTGAGCTAG
- a CDS encoding ArsR/SmtB family transcription factor, which produces MNAEPDLGRLARTIGEPTRLRMLALLMEGRALTAKELAYGAGVTPATGTTHLRLLLAEALVQVRAQGRHKYFRLASPLVARCIESLMVLAPSPTSVDRARAPAQWARLCYDHLAGWLGTEVTRALLERKLLAADRDNFVVTRRGARWFETFGLDLDALRNSRRRFAYACLDWSERREHLGGALGAALAQRMLDSGWLQRRAGTRVLAITAAGCEALLTHFGLQPPETTTSPVSARERAWRQSAA; this is translated from the coding sequence ATGAATGCAGAACCCGACCTGGGCCGGCTGGCGCGAACGATCGGCGAACCCACGCGGCTGCGGATGCTGGCTTTGTTGATGGAGGGGCGGGCGTTGACGGCCAAGGAACTCGCTTACGGCGCCGGGGTGACGCCTGCCACCGGGACCACGCACCTGCGCTTGTTGCTCGCCGAGGCCTTGGTTCAGGTACGCGCCCAGGGACGGCACAAGTATTTCCGGCTCGCTTCGCCGCTGGTCGCCCGGTGCATCGAGTCGCTGATGGTGCTCGCTCCCTCGCCCACCAGCGTCGACCGCGCACGCGCGCCGGCGCAGTGGGCTCGGCTCTGTTACGACCATCTCGCGGGTTGGCTCGGCACGGAAGTCACGCGCGCGCTGCTCGAGCGAAAACTGCTCGCGGCCGATCGGGACAACTTCGTGGTCACCCGGCGCGGGGCGCGCTGGTTCGAAACGTTCGGCCTCGATTTGGATGCGCTGCGGAACTCGCGGCGCCGCTTCGCCTACGCCTGCCTCGACTGGAGCGAACGACGGGAACACCTCGGCGGCGCTTTGGGGGCCGCGCTCGCGCAACGCATGCTCGACTCAGGCTGGCTGCAACGCCGGGCCGGCACGCGCGTCCTCGCCATCACTGCCGCGGGGTGCGAGGCGCTCCTGACGCATTTCGGCCTGCAGCCGCCCGAGACGACCACGTCGCCCGTATCCGCACGCGAGAGAGCCTGGCGGCAAAGCGCCGCCTGA
- a CDS encoding metalloregulator ArsR/SmtB family transcription factor — protein METLTALADPTRRRIVELLAQRDRTAGEIVEEFDLTPPAISQHLKVLREVGLVKVRADGQRRIHSLEVQGLEEIERWLERTRGAWSRRLDALERELRKETHRTRT, from the coding sequence ATGGAAACGCTCACGGCCCTGGCCGACCCGACCCGCCGCCGGATTGTCGAACTGCTCGCGCAGCGCGACCGCACGGCGGGAGAGATTGTGGAGGAGTTCGACCTGACGCCGCCGGCGATCTCGCAACACCTGAAAGTGCTCCGGGAAGTGGGGCTCGTGAAGGTGCGCGCGGACGGTCAGCGGCGAATTCATTCCCTCGAGGTGCAAGGCCTCGAGGAGATCGAGCGCTGGCTCGAACGCACCCGCGGTGCCTGGAGCCGGCGGCTGGATGCCTTGGAGCGCGAACTGCGAAAGGAAACACACCGAACCCGAACATGA